GGTGCCGTTTACTCCCCTGCCCTCACCGATTTCGTGGGCATGGTCGACGGCTCAAGCTACATGTTCTTGACCGGACCAAAGGTCATCAAAACCGTGACCTTTGAGGATATCACGGTGGAAGAACTCGGCGGAGGTCGTACACATGCAGAGGGAACAGGCGTTTCGCACTTCCTCTTCGAAGACGACCGTGTGGCCATTGCGAAGATTCGCAAACTCTTGGGCTACCTGCCATCAAACAACCGCGAGAAGGCCCCTCATAAGCCGTGTAATCAATCTTTGGACAGCATGGCGCCCGAATTCCACACCGTGGTCCCGAGTGACCCTAGAAAGCCCTACGACGTCCGAAAGGTCATCGACTTGGTCGTAGACCAAGAGTCTTTCTTCGAGGTCCACACTCACTGGGCGCAAAACGTGGTGGTCGGATTCGCGCGGATTAACGGCGATGTGGTCGGCATCATCGCCAACCAACCGCTAGTGCTCGCGGGAGTTCTCGATATCGATGCGAGCCGCAAAGCTGCTCGTTTCATCCGAACTTGCAACGCATTCAACGTGCCTATCGTGAGTCTCGTGGACGTGCCGGGCTTCTTGCCAGGCCGTGATCAGGAGCATAAGGGCGTCATCGACCATGGTGCCAAGCTCCTTTACGCCTACTGTGAAGCCACAGTGCCGAAGCTCTCCGTCATCTTGAGGAAAGCCTATGGTGGCGCCTATATCGTGATGAGCTCTAAACATGTGGGCGGCGACATTAACCTCGCCTGGCCATCGGCCGAGATTGCGGTCATGGGTGCAGCTGGTGCGGTGGAAGTCTTGAACCGTCGCGAAATCGATGCGGCTGAGGATCCATTGGCCAAAACCGAAGAACTCAAAGCGGCGTATGAGGAAAAATTCCTCAATCCTGACATCGCCGCCTCCCGCGGTTATCTGGACGCCGTGATCGAGCCTCACGAGACTCGCCGCAAACTCGCTCGCTACCTCTCCGTGCTCAAGAACA
This Microvenator marinus DNA region includes the following protein-coding sequences:
- a CDS encoding acyl-CoA carboxylase subunit beta, with protein sequence MSIDLTKLEGEGLPEESEVRELVRERARGISIARRRLELLFDEGSMEEIGAEVLHRSVDFGLDKKRLPGDGVITACGTVDGRPVYAFSQDKTVLGGSLGEAHARKIARLQDMALKAGAPFIAINDSGGARIQEGVDALGGYGEIFRRNVASSGVIPQISLIAGPCAGGAVYSPALTDFVGMVDGSSYMFLTGPKVIKTVTFEDITVEELGGGRTHAEGTGVSHFLFEDDRVAIAKIRKLLGYLPSNNREKAPHKPCNQSLDSMAPEFHTVVPSDPRKPYDVRKVIDLVVDQESFFEVHTHWAQNVVVGFARINGDVVGIIANQPLVLAGVLDIDASRKAARFIRTCNAFNVPIVSLVDVPGFLPGRDQEHKGVIDHGAKLLYAYCEATVPKLSVILRKAYGGAYIVMSSKHVGGDINLAWPSAEIAVMGAAGAVEVLNRREIDAAEDPLAKTEELKAAYEEKFLNPDIAASRGYLDAVIEPHETRRKLARYLSVLKNKHEELPWRRNGNLPT